One region of Strigops habroptila isolate Jane chromosome 11, bStrHab1.2.pri, whole genome shotgun sequence genomic DNA includes:
- the GNAT1 gene encoding guanine nucleotide-binding protein G(t) subunit alpha-1, with product MGAGASAEEKHSRELEKKLKEDAEKDARTVKLLLLGAGESGKSTIVKQMKIIHQDGYSLEECLEFIAIIYSNTLQSMLAIVRAMSTLNIQYGDTARQDDARKLLHLSDTIEEGTMPKELSDIIGRLWKDTGIQACFERASEYQLNDSAGYYLSDLERLVTPGYVPTEQDVLRSRVKTTGIIETQFSFKDLNFRMFDVGGQRSERKKWIHCFEGVTCIIFIAALSAYDMVLVEDDEVNRMHESLHLFNSICNHRYFATTSIVLFLNKKDVFLEKIKKAHLSICFPDYDGPNTYEDAGNYIKVQFLELNMRRDVKEIYSHMTCATDTENVKFVFDAVTDIIIKENLKDCGLF from the exons GTGCAGGTGAGTCAGGGAAGAGCACCATCGTCAAGCAGATGAA GATTATCCACCAGGATGGTTACTCACTGGAGGAATGCCTGGAGTTCATCGCCATCATCTACAGCAACACGCTGCAGTCCATGCTGGCCATCGTGCGGGCCATGTCCACCCTCAACATCCAGTATGGGGACACAGCTCGCCAG GATGATGCCCGCAAGCTGCTGCACCTCTCGGACACCATCGAGGAGGGCACCATGCCCAAGGAGCTGTCAGACATCATCGGGCGGCTCTGGAAGGACACGGGCATCCAAGCCTGCTTCGAACGTGCCTCCGAGTACCAGCTTAATGACTCGGCTGGCTA CTACCTGTCAGACCTGGAGCGCCTGGTGACCCCTGGCTACGTCCCCACGGAGCAGGATGTGCTGCGCTCCCGTGTCAAGACCACTGGCATCATCGAGACCCAGTTCTCCTTCAAAGACCTCAATTTCAG GATGTTTGATGTGGGGGGCCAGCGCTCAGAGCGTAAGAAGTGGATCCACTGTTTCGAGGGGGTGACCTGCATCATCTTCATTGCGGCCCTCAGCGCCTACGACATGGTCCTGGTGGAGGATGACGAAGTG AACCGCATGCACGAGAGCCTGCACCTCTTCAATAGTATTTGCAATCACCGCTACTTCGCCACCACCTCCATCGTCCTCTTCCTCAACAAGAAGGACGTCTTCCTGGAGAAGATCAAGAAGGCCCATCTCAGCATCTGCTTCCCTGACTATGATG GTCCCAACACCTACGAGGACGCAGGCAACTACATCAAGGTGCAGTTCCTGGAGCTGAACATGCGGCGGGACGTGAAGGAGATCTACTCCCACATGACCTGCGCCACCGATACCGAGAACGTCAAGTTCGTCTTTGATGCCGTCACCGACATCATCATCAAGGAGAACCTCAAGGACTGTGGGCTCTTCTGA
- the GNAI2 gene encoding guanine nucleotide-binding protein G(i) subunit alpha-2 encodes MGCTVSAEDKAAAERSRMIDKNLREDGEKAAREVKLLLLGAGESGKSTIVKQMKIIHEDGYSEEECRQYKAVVYSNTIQSIMAIIKAMGNLQIDFGDSSRADDARQLFALSCTAEEQGIMPEDLASVIRRLWADNGVQACFNRSREYQLNDSAAYYLNDLERIARVDYIPTQQDVLRTRVKTTGIVETHFTFKDLHFKMFDVGGQRSERKKWIHCFEGVTAIIFCVALSAYDLVLAEDEEMNRMHESMKLFDSICNNKWFTDTSIILFLNKKDLFEDKIVHSPLTICFPEYTGANKYDEAASYIQSKFEDLNKRKDTKEIYTHFTCATDTKNVQFVFDAVTDVIIKNNLKDCGLF; translated from the exons ATGGGCTGCACTGTGAGCGCCGAGGACAAGGCGGCCGCTGAGCGGTCCCGCATGATCGACAAGAACCTGCGGGAGGACGGCGAGAAGGCGGCGCGGGaggtgaagctgctgctgctgg GTGCTGGCGAGTCTGGGAAGAGCACCATTGTCAAACAGATGAA AATCATCCATGAGGATGGCTACTCAGAGGAGGAGTGCCGGCAGTACAAAGCCGTGGTCTACAGCAACACCATCCAGTCCATCATGGCCATCATCAAGGCGATGGGGAACCTGCAGATTGACTTTGGAGACTCCTCCAGAGCG GATGACGCTCGGCAGCTGTTTGCGCTCTCCTGCACCGCTGAGGAGCAGGGCATCATGCCAGAGGACCTGGCCAGTGTGATCCGGAGGCTGTGGGCTGACAACGGGGTCCAGGCTTGTTTTAACCGCTCCCGAGAGTACCAGCTGAATGACTCCGCTGCCTA ctaCCTGAACGACCTGGAGAGGATAGCCCGTGTTGACTACATCCCCACTCAGCAGGATGTGCTGCGCACCAGGGTGAAGACCACCGGCATCGTAGAGACCCACTTCACCTTCAAGGACCTGCACTTCAA GATGTTCGACGTGGGGGGCCAGCGCTCGGAGCGGAAGAAGTGGATCCACTGCTTCGAGGGGGTGACGGCCATCATTTTCTGTGTGGCCCTGAGTGCCTATGACCTGGTGCTGGCTGAAGACGAGGAGATG AACCGGATGCACGAGAGCATGAAGCTGTTTGACAGCATCTGCAACAACAAGTGGTTCACGGACACATCCATCATCCTCTTCCTCAACAAGAAGGACCTCTTCGAGGACAAGATTGTGCACAGCCCCCTCACTATTTGCTTCCCTGAGTACACAG GGGCCAACAAGTATGACGAGGCGGCCAGCTACATTCAGAGCAAGTTCGAGGACCTGAACAAGCGGAAGGACACCAAGGAGATCTACACCCACTTCACTTGCGCCACCGACACCAAGAACGTGCAGTTCGTCTTTGATGCCGTCACCGACGTCATCATCAAAAACAACCTGAAGGACTGTGGGCTCTTCTGA
- the SLC38A3 gene encoding sodium-coupled neutral amino acid transporter 3, which translates to MDTTDVPLQAEMVELVPNGKHTAALTTSTMPSLAGDRFEENQTGTAEMEEFLPHGAEKKQTHFTDFEGKTSFGMSVFNLSNAIMGSGILGLAYAMANTGIILFLFLLTAVALLSSYSIHLLLKSSGIVGIRAYEQLGYRAFGTPGKLAAAIAITLQNIGAMSSYLYIVKSEVPLVIQTFLNLEEKTTDWYMNGNYLVILVSVTIILPLALMKQLGYLGYASGFSLSCMVFFLISVIYKKFQIPCPLPEQERNLTGSLNATSVSTSDYQNGYTVLQAPEQGTCTPSFFALNSQTAYTIPIMAFAFVCHPEVLPIYTELKNPSKKKMQCISNISITVMYLMYFLAALFGYLTFYGRVESELLHTYNKVDPFDVLVLCVRVAVLTAVTLTVPIVLFPVRRAIQQMLFQGKDFSWIRHVTIAVVLLTFINLLVIFAPSILGIFGLIGATSAPCLIFIFPAIFYIRIMPKDKEPLRSTPKILAACFALLGVLFMIMSLSFIIIDWATGGGKSSGSH; encoded by the exons ATGGATACCACGGATGTTCCCCTCCAGGCCGAGATGGTGGAGCTGGTGCCCAATGGGAAGCACACAGCTGCGCTCACCACCTCCACCATGCCCTCACTGGCGGGTGACAG GTTTGAGGAGAACCAGACTGGCACAGCAGAGATGGAGGAGTTCCTGCCCCATGGCGCTGAGAAGAAGCAGACGCACTTCACCGAT TTCGAAGGGAAGACGTCTTTCGGGATGTCTGTCTTCAACCTGAGCAACGCCATCATGGGCAGTGGCATCCTGGGACTGGCCTATGCCATGGCCAACACTGGCATCATCCTCTTCCT CTTTCTCTTGACGGCAGTGGCCCTGCTCTCCAGCTACTCCATCCACCTGCTGCTCAAGTCCTCGGGCATCGTGG GCATCCGTGCCTACGAGCAGCTGGGATACCGAGCCTTCGGCACGCCAGGGAAGCTGGCTGCGGCCATCGCCATCACGCTGCAGAATATCGGAG CCATGTCCAGCTACCTGTACATCGTCAAATCCGAAGTGCCTCTTGTCATCCAGACCTTCCTCAACCTGGAGGAGAAGACCAC GGACTGGTACATGAACGGGAACTATCTGGTGATCCTGGTTTCCGTCACCATTATCCTGCCCCTGGCCCTCATGAAGCAGCTGG gctACCTCGGCTACGCCAGTGGCTTCTCACTCAGCTGCATGGTGTTCTTCCTCATCTCG GTTATCTACAAGAAGTTCCAGATCCCCTGCCCGCTCCCTGAGCAGGAGAGGAACCTCACAGGCAGCCTCAACGCCACCTCTGTCAGCACCAGCGACTACCAGAACGGCTACACTGTCCTCCAGGCCCCCGAGCAGGGCACCTGCACCCCCAGCTTCTTCGCCCTGAACTCCCAG ACAGCATACACCATCCCCATCATGGCCTTTGCCTTTGTCTGCCACCCTGAGGTTCTGCCCATCTACACTGAGCTGAAGAA TCCCTCCAAGAAGAAGATGCAGTGCATCTCCAACATCTCCATCACGGTCATGTACCTCATGTACTTCTTGGCTGCACTCTTTGGCTACCTCACATTCTACG GCCGGGTGGAGTCGGAGTTGCTGCACACCTACAACAAGGTGGACCCCTTCGATGTGCTCGTCCTGTGTGTGCGGGTGGCCGTGCTCACGGCTGTCACCCTGACCGTTCCCATCGTCCTCTTCCCA gtGCGCCGGGCCATCCAGCAGATGCTGTTCCAAGGGAAGGACTTCAGCTGGATCCGCCATGTCACCATCGCTGTGGTCCTGCTGACCTTCATCAACCTCTTGGTCATCTTTGCCCCCTCCATCCTCGGCATCTTCGGCTTGATCG GTGccacctctgctccctgcctcatCTTCATCTTCCCTGCCATCTTCTACATCCGCATCATGCCCAAGGACAAGGAGCCACTGCGCTCCACCCCCAAAATCTTG gctGCCTGCTTCGCCCTCCTCGGAGTGCTCTTCATGATCATGAGCTTGAGCTTCATCATCATTGACTGGGCTACAGGAGGGGGGAAGAGCAGTGGCAGCCACTAG